The Dendropsophus ebraccatus isolate aDenEbr1 chromosome 3, aDenEbr1.pat, whole genome shotgun sequence genome includes a region encoding these proteins:
- the FRMD3 gene encoding FERM domain-containing protein 3 isoform X3, whose product MMVKCLVKIKTTKSIYLRMVNHSNKEIFIRLLKFGSRIKATSAGILLTQQNDVNSSPVSGNSPSRDIEVMPDFRHDGEDSVKEEPLTISEQVYNPSASLLPTPVDEGVEMLFNSSLRSEGERDDADSFEEFDADEHAFLIAEEEELKEARKALSVSYNFLMGNMQLNAFLKSFSRLVLVALGLLLVLLPLLLVLLESDIDISFLHDIRQTPEFEQFHNEYYCPLRKWLACKISSALNVANSS is encoded by the exons ATGATGGTGAAGTGCTTAGTTAAAATCAAAACCACTAAAAGTATTTATTTGCGCATGGTGAACCATTCCAACAAAGAGATTTTCATTCGCTTGCTGAAGTTTGGATCTAGGATCAAAGCCACAAGTGCTG GTATCCTGCTGACACAGCAGAATGATGTTAATtcttctcctgtgtctggcaaCTCCCCTTCTAGAGATATTGAGGTGATGCCAGATTTCCGACATGATGGAGAGGACAGCGTGAAAGAGGAGCCTTTAACTATCTCAGAGCAGGTGTATAACCCCAGTGCTAGCTTGCTGCCCACACCAGTAGATGAGGGGGTGGAGATGCTCTTTAACAGCTCGCTCAGATCAGAGGGGGAAAGAGACGATGCCGATTCATTTGAGGAATTTGATGCAGATGAACATGCGTTTTTGATTGCAGAGGAAGAAGAACTGAAGGAGGCCAGGAAAGCACTAAGCGTGAGCTACAATTTCCTCATGGGAAACATGCAGCTGAATGCGTTCCTGAAGAGTTTTTCTCGGCTGGTTTTGGTAGCTTTGGGGTTGCTCTTGGTGCTCTTACCGCTGTTGCTTGTCCTGCTGGAGTCCGACATTGACATTTCCTTTCTACATGACATCCGACAGACTCCAGAGTTTGAGCAGTTCCACAATGAGTACTACTGCCCACTTAGGAAGTGGCTGGCATGTAAAATCAGCTCGGCACTCAATGTTGCCAACAGCTCTTAA